Proteins encoded in a region of the Prochlorothrix hollandica PCC 9006 = CALU 1027 genome:
- a CDS encoding transposase encodes KLEEWLAKASKFYSQVITTIKNHFDGICNYFYNRTTSGKMEGINNKIKVIKRQAYGFTNFDHLRMRLLIACSH; translated from the coding sequence CAAATTAGAAGAATGGTTAGCCAAAGCATCCAAATTTTATAGTCAAGTAATCACGACAATCAAAAATCATTTTGATGGAATTTGTAATTACTTTTATAACCGTACAACTAGCGGTAAAATGGAGGGAATTAATAACAAAATAAAGGTCATCAAGCGTCAAGCTTATGGATTCACAAACTTTGATCATCTGAGAATGAGACTCCTCATAGCCTGTTCTCATTAG
- a CDS encoding IS1 family transposase: MDPQVSDKHPPCPHCHSKRVIKNGSIHTGKPKYKCKDCNKQFVENPTPQCVPQEKRDIIDKLLLEKISLRGIARSVGVSLSWLQRYVNEKYRQEEWKVEDTGDPEDGVDVFILEADELWSFVNSKENKQWIWLVMNRKTRQILACIVGNRSEQSAQKLWEQLPELALWE, encoded by the coding sequence ATGGATCCTCAAGTTTCAGATAAACACCCCCCCTGTCCTCACTGTCATTCCAAGCGAGTTATAAAAAATGGCAGCATTCACACTGGAAAGCCCAAGTATAAATGCAAGGACTGTAATAAACAGTTTGTGGAGAATCCAACCCCACAATGTGTCCCCCAAGAGAAACGGGATATTATTGATAAATTATTGTTAGAGAAAATATCGCTCAGAGGGATAGCCAGATCTGTGGGTGTTTCTCTCTCATGGCTCCAAAGATATGTCAATGAAAAATATCGACAAGAGGAGTGGAAAGTAGAGGACACAGGGGATCCAGAAGATGGAGTCGATGTTTTTATCCTAGAAGCGGATGAACTATGGTCATTTGTAAACTCGAAAGAAAATAAACAATGGATCTGGCTTGTCATGAATCGAAAAACTCGTCAAATCTTGGCTTGCATTGTCGGAAATCGAAGTGAACAGTCTGCCCAAAAGTTATGGGAACAGTTACCAGAGTTGGCTCTCTGGGAATGA
- a CDS encoding pentapeptide repeat-containing protein yields MNSFIKSLIKSGIKSAILHPDNSSDPDWLNIGKVLVRRYVDLTNTDFSGQDLRDYNFCYADLSGSTFRNCTFGKTNFFQTDFYGADFSGSTFLDEVSFVESMCVASTFANLDLRKCYFQGVCLINVNMTRANLHGIDFERSYIEGSALNGCNLNGANFKDSQIYDVSFSGSSLIQANLHSASLDGSDFSFCDLTKANLMHSKDAFSNNGGGISRRDKFGRTCTRKYKAQAGAIFRAADLSKANISFADLNSSDFQKANFNSSIIVGACFRNSVRNEQLTTAYHVRCNGFKEEPDSTCTYDEFIRVAIAEGWGEEFINEVTDFDDLQFDLDWR; encoded by the coding sequence ATGAACTCCTTTATAAAATCTTTAATCAAATCCGGAATAAAATCAGCAATCCTACACCCTGATAATTCATCAGATCCCGACTGGCTTAATATTGGTAAGGTACTTGTACGGAGATACGTTGACTTGACGAATACTGATTTCAGTGGTCAAGATCTCAGGGATTATAACTTCTGCTATGCTGACTTGAGTGGTTCAACTTTTAGAAATTGCACATTTGGCAAGACCAACTTCTTCCAAACAGATTTCTATGGAGCAGACTTCTCAGGATCTACGTTCTTAGATGAAGTATCCTTTGTCGAGTCTATGTGTGTTGCCTCTACTTTTGCTAACCTTGATCTGCGAAAATGCTATTTTCAAGGAGTATGTTTAATTAATGTCAATATGACAAGAGCCAATTTGCACGGTATAGACTTTGAGAGATCCTATATTGAAGGATCGGCACTCAATGGATGTAATCTAAACGGAGCTAACTTTAAAGATTCTCAGATTTATGATGTTTCTTTCAGTGGCTCATCATTGATCCAAGCTAATCTGCACTCAGCTAGCTTAGACGGTTCTGATTTCTCTTTTTGTGACTTAACGAAAGCGAATCTTATGCATAGTAAGGATGCTTTCAGTAATAATGGAGGTGGAATAAGTCGTCGAGACAAATTCGGGAGGACATGTACCAGAAAATATAAAGCACAAGCAGGTGCTATATTTCGTGCTGCTGATCTTTCTAAAGCTAATATTTCATTTGCAGATCTCAACTCCTCTGACTTTCAGAAAGCAAATTTCAATTCTTCAATTATTGTAGGAGCATGTTTTAGAAATTCAGTCAGGAATGAACAACTGACAACTGCTTATCATGTACGTTGTAATGGGTTTAAGGAAGAACCTGATTCCACATGTACCTATGATGAATTCATTAGAGTTGCAATCGCAGAAGGATGGGGTGAAGAATTTATCAACGAGGTCACTGACTTTGATGATCTTCAATTTGACCTTGACTGGCGCTAA
- the pheS gene encoding phenylalanine--tRNA ligase subunit alpha yields the protein MTAALQPTELETQLSTLQGEAQGAIAAAATLEELEKLRVGYLGKKGEVSKILGGMGKLDPSDRPRIGSAANDVKTAIQDALEQKRTALQAAQLQAQLEAETLDVTMPGAYRPQGRMHPLNSTIDRILDILVGLGYTVAQGTEMETDYYNFEALNTPPDHPARDMQDTFYLPDGNLLRTHTSAIQIRYMENNEPPIRIIAPGRVYRRDTVDATHSAVFHQIELLAVDEGLTFTDLKGTVKEFLQEIFGDIPIRFRASYFPFTEPSAEVDVQWKGKWLEVMGCGMVDPNVLKAVGLDSETYTGFAAGLGVERFAMVLHQIDDIRRLYTSDLRFLRQF from the coding sequence ATGACTGCTGCACTTCAGCCCACAGAACTAGAAACCCAACTGAGTACCCTCCAAGGAGAAGCCCAAGGGGCGATCGCCGCCGCCGCCACCCTAGAGGAACTGGAAAAACTGCGGGTGGGCTATTTGGGTAAAAAAGGGGAAGTCTCCAAGATTTTGGGGGGCATGGGCAAACTGGATCCCAGCGATCGCCCCCGCATTGGGAGCGCCGCCAACGACGTTAAAACCGCCATCCAAGATGCCCTAGAGCAAAAACGCACCGCCCTCCAAGCCGCCCAACTCCAAGCCCAACTGGAAGCAGAAACCCTGGATGTCACCATGCCAGGAGCCTACCGCCCCCAAGGGCGGATGCATCCCTTAAACAGCACCATCGATCGCATCCTCGATATTTTGGTGGGTTTGGGGTATACCGTGGCCCAGGGCACAGAAATGGAAACCGACTACTACAACTTTGAAGCCCTCAACACCCCCCCAGACCATCCAGCGCGGGACATGCAGGACACCTTCTATCTCCCCGATGGCAACCTGCTGCGGACCCACACCTCCGCCATCCAAATCCGCTACATGGAAAACAACGAACCCCCCATCCGCATCATTGCCCCCGGACGGGTTTACCGGCGGGACACGGTGGATGCCACCCATTCGGCGGTTTTCCACCAAATTGAACTGCTAGCGGTGGATGAAGGGCTAACGTTTACCGACCTCAAGGGCACCGTCAAGGAATTCTTGCAGGAGATCTTTGGGGATATCCCCATCCGCTTCCGGGCCAGCTATTTCCCCTTTACGGAACCCTCAGCGGAGGTGGATGTGCAATGGAAAGGGAAGTGGCTGGAGGTTATGGGTTGCGGCATGGTGGATCCCAATGTGCTGAAGGCGGTGGGGCTGGATTCCGAGACCTACACCGGCTTTGCAGCGGGTTTGGGGGTGGAGCGGTTCGCCATGGTGTTGCACCAAATTGACGATATTCGCCGCCTCTACACCAGCGATCTGCGGTTTCTGCGGCAGTTCTAG
- the tyrS gene encoding tyrosine--tRNA ligase, with translation MADHDAPPGPTPAWLDRGTSEIFPHNPGSTDGTDNLVARIHSCDRPLRIKLGIDPTGADIHLGHSIPIRKLRAFQDAGHTAVLIIGDFTARIGDPTGKSDVRQQLTPEQVQHNAETYLQQIRPILDFDTPGRLEVRYNSQWLSQLDLGKTLELLTTMTVGQMLAKEGFAERYGQGSPIYLHEFLYPLMQGYDSVAVAADVELGGTDQKFNIAVGRDLQRYFGQTPQFGLLLPILLGTDGVQKMSKSLGNYVGLGEDPLTMYSKLEKTPDGVLESYVELLTALDWDQLPENPRDRQKALALDVVAQYHGSPAAQGAQQAALTLVQGAAGQAEAVPEFSMAAIAFPVKSFYLVSAAGLCGTSSEARRQLQNGAVKLDGQRLSDPNQTFATPADLVGQVLQVGKKKFVRLVE, from the coding sequence GTGGCAGACCATGACGCTCCCCCTGGGCCAACACCAGCGTGGCTCGATCGCGGCACCAGCGAAATTTTCCCCCATAACCCTGGGTCCACCGATGGCACCGATAATCTGGTGGCGAGGATCCACAGTTGCGATCGCCCCCTGCGCATTAAACTGGGCATCGACCCCACGGGAGCCGACATCCACCTGGGCCACAGCATCCCCATTCGCAAACTGCGGGCGTTCCAGGATGCGGGCCACACCGCCGTTTTGATTATTGGGGACTTCACCGCCCGTATTGGTGACCCCACGGGCAAATCCGACGTGCGCCAACAACTGACCCCGGAACAGGTGCAGCACAACGCCGAAACCTACTTGCAGCAAATTCGCCCCATTCTCGACTTTGACACCCCTGGACGGCTGGAAGTGCGCTATAACTCGCAATGGCTGTCCCAGTTGGATCTGGGCAAAACCCTGGAACTGCTGACCACCATGACGGTGGGCCAAATGCTAGCCAAGGAAGGCTTTGCGGAGCGCTATGGCCAAGGCTCCCCCATTTATCTCCATGAGTTTCTCTATCCCCTGATGCAGGGCTATGACTCCGTGGCAGTGGCGGCGGATGTGGAACTGGGGGGCACCGATCAGAAGTTTAACATTGCTGTGGGTCGAGATCTCCAGCGTTACTTTGGCCAAACCCCCCAATTTGGTCTATTACTGCCGATTTTGCTGGGCACTGACGGGGTGCAGAAAATGTCCAAGTCCCTGGGGAACTATGTGGGGCTGGGGGAAGACCCCCTGACCATGTACTCCAAGCTGGAAAAGACCCCCGATGGGGTGCTGGAGTCCTATGTGGAACTGCTGACGGCCCTGGACTGGGACCAATTGCCGGAAAACCCCCGCGATCGCCAGAAAGCCTTGGCCCTGGATGTGGTGGCGCAATACCACGGCTCCCCAGCGGCCCAGGGGGCACAACAGGCCGCTTTAACCCTGGTGCAGGGGGCAGCGGGGCAGGCCGAAGCAGTACCGGAGTTTTCCATGGCGGCGATCGCCTTTCCGGTCAAAAGCTTCTATTTAGTCAGTGCAGCCGGTCTCTGTGGCACCAGTTCCGAGGCCCGTCGCCAACTGCAAAATGGGGCAGTCAAATTAGATGGCCAGCGCCTGAGCGATCCCAACCAAACCTTTGCCACCCCTGCCGATCTGGTGGGCCAAGTGCTGCAAGTGGGCAAAAAGAAATTCGTGCGCCTCGTGGAATAA